The Helicoverpa armigera isolate CAAS_96S chromosome 5, ASM3070526v1, whole genome shotgun sequence sequence aaaatgacgtgtaaaagtgatgtaatgtccaacttgcaaaataaacgatttcatttcatttgttgTTCAAACACTACAACGTAATAAGATCATATCCCTATGAAACATACTATAATAAATTACGAATAACATTTCTAAGAGTATAACTGCCTTTACCTGTAAGCATCAGTATCAAAATCGATGTTCGTGTACAGTTTCTTCTCATTTTCAGTTAACGGCGCAACTGAATCGTAGATACCGGTCACACGAATCTTGCCATCTTTGTCCACGAGCTCATTCATCAACCAAATAAGATCCGTCATAGCTGTAAATTGAACAATCATTGTCAATTGAAGACATCGGCATTATTTCTTTGTGTCGTTAAATTATTGTTGGTCGCTTCGGAAAATAGAAGAACAGAATTGTAAACCTTTTAATCTATATGGCCTTAGTTAGAGACATGACTAACAATTAATATGGTTCCTGTGAAGTCCATAATTCtgggtttattaaaaaaaaattgtggctttCCTGATTAACTGATAACAAAATCTTGATATTATAATGTTGTCGATTTGCTTAGTAACTACCTTTTGTAATGAGGCAAGGTATGCATTTATCTATGctgataaaatattgtgaaaggataattaaatgtttatcaGCTTTATGTAACTTTACTTTGTAGCTAACATTTAGTGTACATATTGATAGTTGTGACTGAATTACACATGCCTttcatacataacaaataaatctataatTCAATATATAATTTAGTCGCTgatttcccacggtttcacccccatcccgtgagaactactgcctgtGCCAGGAAAACATATATCCTATGTTACCcaagaagagtgtagctttccaacaatgaaaaatgttttcaaatccgTTTATTAATTTCAGAGCcttagtacaaacaaacaaagaaacgtttgctctctattatattagtatagaagtatagattacAGTTATAACTGAAtgcattattgttttcattttcaaaatctaATAATTTCAATTGATGGATATCAGGTTCTATTGTTCTGTAATACAGAATAATGCTTTACAGTTATGACTATGAAAAATAATGGCATTGCATTGATTGTTACAAcctattgaataataattattggaATGTTCAGTTTAATACACAGGAACCTAtgctaaacaaatattattgacCTGAATAGACAGCCAGTCTAGACTGGTTATGATATGGATGTGAGCAAatgaaaacttaatatttaaatattaaaagtcaaAAGTAAATAGAAACTTAGCATATAATACCTTCATGAACAGTTCCACCATAGACACCACTGTGTAAATCCATTTTGGCGCACTCAATTTCTAAGAAATAGTAACTGATACCACGCAGGCCGTATGTAATGCAAGGTTTAGTGGTGCCCAGCCAGTAGTTATCTGATATACACACATAGTCTACATCTTTGAAGAATCCCTCTGGTTTCAAATTCTCTAAGAGTAAAGCATCCAATCCTTCAGATCCAGACTCTTCCATACATTCAAATATGAACTTCAAATTGACTGGAAGCTGTAAATCAGTATAGTAACATTTAGATTTTCCTTGCAAACTGTACtgacaattataaaatacctaatactGATAAACCTTATTAcacagtaagtaggtatgttataaaacaaatactctGTATCAACAAAGCTTGattcaacaataaaaatgattaaagCACAAGTCAAATACACAAAGTAGTAACAAACCTCTTCACCAACGCCTTTGTAAGCATTAATGGCGTGTACCCAGCCCAGGACTGGTCCCTTGTCATCAGTTGAACCACGGCCATAGAGTTTGCCATCCTTTTCCACAAGCTCGAAGGGCTCAGTGGCCCATCCGTCAGACTTCAATGCAGGTTGAACATCCAGATGACCATAAATGCATATGGTGTTTTTCATAACATcctaaaagtattttgtttttaagtacaAGATATATAAATGTGGACTGTTGTGGTGAGACCCGTATTAGATGatgtaaaataagatttttttagaaCAATGATTAGTTTTTGAAGATAAGCCTAAAGCTAATAAATTGTTGATTAATAAATTGTtgtcttttaataatttaagtacttagtgtacttgatttaattttaacaccagggtacatatttttatctttatattttctGCTTTATAGTCTCTgctctttttatatttttaaaagtaaagcaTTAAAATCTTAGAGCAGTATTATATTCATCTTTTGCTAATTTTAGAGATGAGCACTTAAATCTACAAAAAGCAAGTTTGACTGGttaaagtaaaaatagaaaaaaaatagtagagGATGTGTACGTACTTTTCCCAAAACGCCTACCAGAACTGGAGGCAGTTTTACTTGTTTGCCATCAGTAGTCTGATAACCAACATCCCTGAGCTCAGTGGTTGCGCCAACAGCCTTTAACTTCTCCTGCATCCATTCCACCATTCGCACGCAGTCTTTGCGGTACTTGATATCACAGGACACCGACGGAATAGCAACCGCCTCCTTTAAAAGTTGCTTGTAACTAGCCACATTCTCATCTACGTACTTAAATACATGTGGCAAAGTCCTATCCATTTTATGTGTCGGGTTTTGCTTGGGTGTAACTGAATAATCTCGATATAAAGGCCGATTAATAAAATTGTTCGCTATACACGACGCTCTTGCAGCTGGGAACCTTTTAACATTACAAATGCATTTTGCCGTTCTAATCAAACACGAAGTCATGATGATGGTATGAagaaattgacagctgtcattatGACATTTAAGTCAAACATGTGATGTAGAGTGTGAAACGAAACGTAGATAGTAAATAATAAGCTTCTTTATTTTCGTTGAGTTTTCTGAGAAATCTTCACTGAGTTCTCCCGGCTGTAAAGctatagaattaaaaataactaactgAAACTGAGCAAAGATGAAATACAAATACGTACGAAGGCAATGTTTATGTTTTACGACGCGATAATATAATACTATTCATGTTTTTTGAAGTCCCAGAGATAAAAACCTATATTCGGCTACAGCGATTGGTAGAACCGTGGTGAACTGACACAGAACAGCCGGaaagagagatcaggcgcaccGCCACACGCACCGCGCAGAACCGACCGGCTTGCTATACTCTCTGAAACACGGGTGTAGCTACCTACTCCTAGACCAAGACAAGCCTATTTCAGCGTGACCCGGGAACGAACCCAACATCTTtgttgtgatgttattttaataacgaCAACTTTAAATGGTTGACACAGCTCAAGTGCAGAGCGCTTTCACAAGAGCTGGAGGAGTTTGCTGGAGTACGGCTTTGATGTTTCTTGGAAATGCGTTTATGGTATTATAGATCCTTCTTTGAATCCTATCATTTTTATACTGCTGAAAGCATTTGTGTCAAATGccaaataaatttcaattttccGTTACACTCGCCGAAATgtaaacgtaaaaaataaatacaatacttttaaaataatgtatatgtTCATATCTATTTGATGAAGTTCTCTGCAAGAAAAACCCTCAAATGGAAACATTTAAAATCTGTGGGTATTTCGTTTTCTATACTGATTTGTATTTCATATATTGAATCTCATACTTTATCTCCAGagttttcttaacttttttaagACTGGAAGCGCTGTAATTAAAAATTTCTAGTGTTCTAGGGTCATGATTAGGCTTTAAAAATTCATCTTAGTACACCTTTACTCATTATCTACTATTAGCTTTCGTCAAATAAGTTTCTGAaaatatcacaatatttttattaatttcagttcaaagaaacaatatttaCGAACATATACTTTAACAACACCCACAAAAACAGACTATAATGGAATTAAAACAAGATCATGGCAAATATATGTCCATCATGAAACGGAAAAGGCTTAAGATATATTCGGAGATTAACGTGCTTCCGAAGACTGGAGAATATTTTGTCCCACGCGATGACGAGTATACTAAGTCGAAGGAGTTCAGACGGAAACAAGATAACACAAAAAACAAACGCTCTTTAGATAATGACTATCCAAAAATAGTTGCATTTCAAGACGATACAATTATTGATGTTTATCAAAGAAACAAAACCTTTCACACCTGTATGCCTGAAACAAATAACATATACTTCTATGATGTTaaaaagaaatgttattatGGCGGCAGCAATATAACGTCTGCTAAAAATAGCTACCAAAACGATATTCATTCCGATGAAAATCGATTACTAATATTCATGGAATATACTAACAATACCATGCACAGATTGttaaaagatttgaaaaaaagtaaaataccaGGAACACCTGACTTGAGTGCAATTATATTAGTAATTGattcaaaaaagttaaaaaatatattcaatattgATAAGTACATGAGGAGACGAAATCTGAAAAGCggcaattttaattacaaacctAGAGACACGGCCCTATTATTCAGTAATGTGACAAGCAACCACTTCGATATAACAATAGAGAAGCGATGTggatttaaaatacaaatttaCAAAAACTCATGCAGAAACCTCTTAGAAACTCTGTTGGCTGTTTGTAATTTATCTCAATATTTTTACCCAGCTTATGAATTGAAAGTTCCAGCTCTATGCACAAGGAACTGGTATTTCTGGAATATTTCTTATGGAATTTTATTAAGTATagttttgagaaatattaacgtTATAACTTTAAATGTTATGAGAAatctttattttgtacttattacAGGGAAAGATCCTAATTTACACATgcaaattaacttaatattGAAACAAACAATACTCATGTTATACAATGTAGACTCCATGAAAACATTTTTGCCTGGATCAATTAATTGGACCtctgtacacaaaaacattttacgaAAATCTAACTCATTAGACAGcattttgaataaattgaacaaaaagCAAGAGCTTCGCGGCGCAATAAAAGATGTTCAATCAGCTGAGAGTGACTACCAGCTCACACACACATTACACACTGCGTCATACGAAGCATCACACAGTGAGGACGGCTACGAGGCTGACTTCGGTGACGACACGTCTGTACCTTATTCTGATACAATATTTGACAACCAATCAGACGTCACTATAAATCTGACTGTGAACAGATCTGCGGCaacatcttttatttttcccaCTGACTACTACATTGTGACTGACCAATACAGAGAACTTCAGAAGAAAAGTGCAAGCACATTGTGCAACATTAAACTTAGATCCAATCATTCGTTGTTTGGGCAAAGCAAATTGTTCCTCACAAAAGTATTGAGAGGCTTTATGATAAACTGCCTTTACATGCATGTTGACCGAGATGATTACATTAACGAAACTATGTTTGAGTCGGCGACAGCTGGTTTCTATATTAAATTCATGGAAAAATGTTGGAAACAGATAACATGTCAAGAGCTTTACATTGATATTTTGAAAGATCTTACGCAATCTTTATTTCACACACTTTTTACTTatacactataaataaaaaatattgcgttttacaaacaagttttattttaattattttttacttagtcattataaaacatgaaaaCGATACGATgtcaatacataaatattattaatgagtaagttaaattatctaaatatttcCTGAAACAGTAAGTAATGTGACTCTAGAgggctttcacactagcggattatCTCGCGCGTATACATGCGGCAAAAAATCTGTCATGCGATTCCAGGGGTTTCGAACCTATTAGTGTCAATTGTTTGCGCCTATACGCGCGATAGCTCCCGCACGATGCCTTAGTATGAAAGTGCTCTTACAATCTGAGCAAACATGGCGATTAaactgtattattattatattagtttcgAATTGATTGACTGATGACTTGGTACTCACAGGTTGATAATGGTACAAAGCAAAACCTGAAGACACTTATTTGAATTAACATTAGCGCACTTATTCTAATAATGATGCTTGATCATAAATTCGGTAGTGTTTGTTTCACTACACAATAATTGTGGAATGTTTCCTATTTTCAATCTCAGGAGATCTTCTACTGCATCACACGACACCCTAACATACCAGTCTTTTCTAATACTTGTTTTAGATTGTCCTCAACAATTGACAGTCCTCAGTAtgctgtaacaaaacaaaaggttAAGAACTACACTGCAACCGAAGCGATCTATCGGTATATTTATTGCAGCTTTCATATTAAATAAAGCCAGAAACGACGAGAAAAAAACACTGCAAACATTATGCTACGAAACCCAATCGAAACTGCAAAGTACCtacatctaaattattttatttttaatttaagaacaC is a genomic window containing:
- the Cndp2 gene encoding cytosolic non-specific dipeptidase; translation: MTSCLIRTAKCICNVKRFPAARASCIANNFINRPLYRDYSVTPKQNPTHKMDRTLPHVFKYVDENVASYKQLLKEAVAIPSVSCDIKYRKDCVRMVEWMQEKLKAVGATTELRDVGYQTTDGKQVKLPPVLVGVLGKDVMKNTICIYGHLDVQPALKSDGWATEPFELVEKDGKLYGRGSTDDKGPVLGWVHAINAYKGVGEELPVNLKFIFECMEESGSEGLDALLLENLKPEGFFKDVDYVCISDNYWLGTTKPCITYGLRGISYYFLEIECAKMDLHSGVYGGTVHEAMTDLIWLMNELVDKDGKIRVTGIYDSVAPLTENEKKLYTNIDFDTDAYRKSIGAPKLAQNGNKEQLLMHRWRYPSLSLHGIEGAAFQPGAKTVIPGKVIGKFSIRIVPNQEPEEVEKLVFDFINKKWADRGSPNKMRITAQSGRAWTENPDHPHYQAAARATRLIYLTEPDMSREGGSIPVTITLQEASGRNVLLLPMGAGDDMAHSQNEKINVRNYIEGIKLFAAYMFEVSKLSKSEK